One segment of Rhodanobacter thiooxydans DNA contains the following:
- a CDS encoding inositol monophosphatase family protein, with protein sequence MARPHVTIAARAARSAGNVILRYMNRIDGLNIVEKQQMDFVSEVDKLAEAEIIKELRRAYPDHAILAEESGATGKGPLTWVIDPLDGTHNYLRGIPHFSVSIALLEKGVPIHAVVFDPLRDELYTASKGDGAYLNDRRMRVSKRENLGGAMIATGFPFRQREHLAAQLDMTRAILGQAEDIRRSGSAALDLAYVAAGRYDGYFEIGLKPWDMAAGVLLVHEAGGRYCDFAGRDGIPASGNIVAGNLNVAKAMVDAIGQQATPGLLKA encoded by the coding sequence ATGGCCCGACCACACGTCACGATCGCGGCGCGCGCCGCGCGTTCTGCAGGCAATGTGATCCTGCGCTACATGAACCGCATCGACGGCCTCAACATCGTCGAGAAGCAGCAGATGGATTTCGTCTCCGAAGTCGACAAGCTGGCCGAGGCGGAAATCATCAAGGAACTGCGCCGCGCCTACCCCGACCACGCCATCCTCGCCGAGGAAAGCGGCGCGACCGGCAAGGGCCCGCTGACCTGGGTGATCGACCCGCTGGACGGCACCCACAATTACCTGCGCGGCATCCCGCACTTCAGCGTGTCCATCGCGCTGCTGGAAAAGGGCGTGCCGATCCACGCCGTGGTGTTCGACCCGCTGCGCGACGAGCTGTACACCGCCAGCAAGGGCGACGGCGCCTACCTCAACGACCGCCGCATGCGCGTCAGCAAGCGCGAGAACCTGGGCGGCGCGATGATCGCCACCGGCTTCCCGTTCCGCCAGCGCGAGCACCTCGCCGCGCAGCTCGACATGACCCGCGCCATCCTCGGCCAGGCCGAGGACATCCGCCGCTCCGGCTCCGCCGCGCTGGACCTGGCCTATGTCGCCGCTGGCCGCTACGACGGCTACTTCGAGATCGGCCTGAAGCCATGGGACATGGCCGCCGGCGTGCTGCTGGTGCACGAAGCGGGCGGCCGCTACTGCGACTTCGCCGGCCGCGACGGCATCCCGGCCAGCGGCAACATCGTCGCGGGCAACCTCAACGTGGCCAAGGCGATGGTCGACGCAATCGGGCAGCAGGCAACGCCGGGGTTGCTCAAGGCTTGA